A genomic window from Phocoena sinus isolate mPhoSin1 chromosome 20, mPhoSin1.pri, whole genome shotgun sequence includes:
- the FN3K gene encoding fructosamine-3-kinase: MEQLLRAELRTTTLRAFGSPGAGCISEGRAYDTDAGPVFIKVNRRTLARQMFEGEMASLEALRSTGLVRAPQPIKVIDLPGGGAAFVMEHLKMRGLSSQASKLGDQMADLHLYNQKLREKLREEENRVGQRAEGAGPKYVSKFGFHTVTCCGFIPQVNEWQDDWPTFFTRHRLQAQLDLIEKDYADREARELWSQLQVKIPDLFCGLEVVPALLHGDLWSGNVAEDDTGPIIYDPASFYGHSEFELAIALMFGGFPRPFFTAYHRKVPKAPGFDRRLLLYQLFNYLNHWNHFGKQYRSPSLGTMRKLLK; the protein is encoded by the exons ATGGAGCAGCTGCTGCGCGCGGAGCTGCGCACCACGACCCTGCGCGCCTTCGGGAGCCCCGGGGCCGGCTGCATCAGCGAGGGACGCGCCTACGACACGGATGCCGGTCCCGTGTTCATCAAGGTCAACCGCAGGACGCTG GCCCGTCAGATGTTTGAGGGGGAGATGGCGAGCCTGGAGGCTCTTCGGAGCACCGGCCTGGTGCGGGCGCCTCAGCCTATCAAGGTGATTGACCTGCCTGGAGGTGGGGCTGCCTTTGTGATGGAGCATCTGAAGATGAGGGGCCTGagcag tCAGGCATCAAAACTTGGAGACCAGATGGCAGATTTGCACCTTTACAACCAGAAGCTCAGGGAGAAGTTGCGGGAGGAGGAGAACAGAGTGG GCCAGAGGGCTGAGGGTGCCGGTCCCAAGTATGTGAGCAAGTTCGGCTTCCACACGGTGACGTGCTGCGGCTTCATCCCACAG GTGAACGAGTGGCAGGATGACTGGCCAACCTTCTTCACCCGGCACCGGCTCCAAGCACAGCTGGACCTCATTGAGAAGGACTATGCTGACCGAGAGGCACGAGAACTCTGGTCACAGCTGCAG gtgAAGATCccagatttgttttgtggcctagagGTTGTCCCCGCTCTTCTTCATGGGGATCTCTGGTCAGGAAATGTGGCCGAGGACGACACCGGCCCCATTATTTACGACCCGGCCTCCTTCTACGGTCATTCTGAGTTTGAACTGGCGATTGCCTTGATGTTCGGGGGGTTTCCCAGGCCCTTCTTCACCGCCTACCACCGGAAGGTCCCCAAGGCTCCAGGGTTTGACAGGCGGCTGCTGCTCTATCAGCTCTTTAACTACCTGAACCACTGGAACCACTTCGGAAAGCAGTACAGGAGCCCATCCCTGGGCACCATGAGGAAGCTTCTCAAGTAG
- the FN3KRP gene encoding ketosamine-3-kinase isoform X1: protein MEELLKRELDCGSVKATGHSGGGCISQGRSYDTDRGRVFVKVNPKAEAKRMFEGEMASLTAILKTGTVKVPKPIKVLDAPGGGSMLVMEHLDMRYLSSHAAKLGTQLADLHLDNKRLGETLQKEAGTVGKGGGQVERPFVDQFGFDVVTCCGYLPQVNDWHRDWVTFYARQRIQPQMDLLEQGSGDREARELWAALQVSVAPPSLCPSCPAGLMGRRCSWCSHLGLGLDGRWACLCTSALIRPCLGTGSHTQKSLCVPPVCIGHFAKASFPPQLKIPDLFHDLDIVPALLHGDLWGGNVAEDSSGPIIFDPASFYGHSEYELAIAGMFGGFSGSFYSAYHSKVPKAPDFEKRLKLYQLFHYLNHWNHFGSGYRGSSLSIMRNLIK, encoded by the exons ATGGAGGAGCTGCTGAAACGGGAGTTGGACTGCGGCTCCGTCAAGGCCACGGGTCACTCGGGGGGTGGGTGCATTAGCCAGGGCCGGAGCTACGACACGGACAGAGGACGAGTGTTTGTGAAAGTGAACCCCAAGGCGGAG GCCAAAAGGATGTTTGAAGGTGAGATGGCAAGTTTAACCGCCATCCTAAAGACAGGCACAGTGAAGGTGCCCAAACCCATCAAGGTCCTCGATGCGCCTGGAGGTGGCAGCATGCTGGTGATGGAGCATTTGGACATGCGGTATCTGAGCAG tCATGCTGCAAAGCTTGGAACCCAGCTGGCAGATCTACACCTAGACAACAAGAGGCTTGGAGAGACTCTCCAGAAGGAGGCTGGCACAGTGG GGAAAGGAGGTGGGCAAGTGGAGCGGCCCTTTGTGGACCAGTTTGGCTTTGACGTGGTGACGTGCTGCGGGTACCTCCCCCAG GTGAACGACTGGCACAGGGACTGGGTCACATTCTATGCCCGGCAGCGCATTCAACCTCAGATGGACCTGCTGGAACAGGGGTCTGGGGACAGGGAGGCCCGTGAGCTCTGGGCTGCTCTGCAGGTGAGTGTTGCCCCTCCCAGCCTGTGCCCATCATGCCCTGCAGGCCTAATGGGAAGGCGCTGCAGCTGGTGCAGccacctgggcctgggcctggatGGGAGGTGGGCATGTCTGTGCACCTCTGCACTGATCAGGCCCTGCTTGGGCACTGGGAGCCACACTCAGAAAAGCCTCTGTGTCCCTCCTGTGTGCATCGGTCACTTTGCTAAGGCTTCATTTCCCCCGCAGTTAAAGATCCCTGACCTGTTCCATGATCTGGACATTGTCCCAGCCCTGCTCCACGGAGACCTCTGGGGAGGAAATGTGGCGGAGGATTCCTCTGGGCCCATCATTTTTGACCCAGCTTCCTTCTATGGCCACTCGGAGTATGAGCTGGCGATAGCCGGCATGTTCGGGGGCTTCAGTGGCTCCTTTTACTCCGCCTACCACAGCAAAGTCCCCAAGGCCCCAGACTTCGAGAAGCGCCTTAAGCTGTATCAGCTCTTCCACTACTTGAACCACTGGAATCACTTTGGATCAGGGTACAGAGGGTCCTCCCTCAGCATCATGAGGAATCTCATCaaatga
- the FN3KRP gene encoding ketosamine-3-kinase isoform X2, with protein sequence MEELLKRELDCGSVKATGHSGGGCISQGRSYDTDRGRVFVKVNPKAEAKRMFEGEMASLTAILKTGTVKVPKPIKVLDAPGGGSMLVMEHLDMRYLSSHAAKLGTQLADLHLDNKRLGETLQKEAGTVGKGGGQVERPFVDQFGFDVVTCCGYLPQVNDWHRDWVTFYARQRIQPQMDLLEQGSGDREARELWAALQLKIPDLFHDLDIVPALLHGDLWGGNVAEDSSGPIIFDPASFYGHSEYELAIAGMFGGFSGSFYSAYHSKVPKAPDFEKRLKLYQLFHYLNHWNHFGSGYRGSSLSIMRNLIK encoded by the exons ATGGAGGAGCTGCTGAAACGGGAGTTGGACTGCGGCTCCGTCAAGGCCACGGGTCACTCGGGGGGTGGGTGCATTAGCCAGGGCCGGAGCTACGACACGGACAGAGGACGAGTGTTTGTGAAAGTGAACCCCAAGGCGGAG GCCAAAAGGATGTTTGAAGGTGAGATGGCAAGTTTAACCGCCATCCTAAAGACAGGCACAGTGAAGGTGCCCAAACCCATCAAGGTCCTCGATGCGCCTGGAGGTGGCAGCATGCTGGTGATGGAGCATTTGGACATGCGGTATCTGAGCAG tCATGCTGCAAAGCTTGGAACCCAGCTGGCAGATCTACACCTAGACAACAAGAGGCTTGGAGAGACTCTCCAGAAGGAGGCTGGCACAGTGG GGAAAGGAGGTGGGCAAGTGGAGCGGCCCTTTGTGGACCAGTTTGGCTTTGACGTGGTGACGTGCTGCGGGTACCTCCCCCAG GTGAACGACTGGCACAGGGACTGGGTCACATTCTATGCCCGGCAGCGCATTCAACCTCAGATGGACCTGCTGGAACAGGGGTCTGGGGACAGGGAGGCCCGTGAGCTCTGGGCTGCTCTGCAG TTAAAGATCCCTGACCTGTTCCATGATCTGGACATTGTCCCAGCCCTGCTCCACGGAGACCTCTGGGGAGGAAATGTGGCGGAGGATTCCTCTGGGCCCATCATTTTTGACCCAGCTTCCTTCTATGGCCACTCGGAGTATGAGCTGGCGATAGCCGGCATGTTCGGGGGCTTCAGTGGCTCCTTTTACTCCGCCTACCACAGCAAAGTCCCCAAGGCCCCAGACTTCGAGAAGCGCCTTAAGCTGTATCAGCTCTTCCACTACTTGAACCACTGGAATCACTTTGGATCAGGGTACAGAGGGTCCTCCCTCAGCATCATGAGGAATCTCATCaaatga